In Amycolatopsis coloradensis, one genomic interval encodes:
- a CDS encoding NADPH-dependent FMN reductase — protein sequence MTSTNAVHVLGIGGSLREGSQSERALRIALGAAAEAGVTTELISGPELVLPFYDTALDERHERATRLVEAIRHADGIIVVSPGYHGALSGLVKNALDYVEDLRDDARPYLDGRAVGLAAVAYGWQAAVTTLEQLRTITHALRGWATPLGGSINTAETKFDEAGGASDEKSVRTLRLIGSQVAEFALSRAGH from the coding sequence GTGACTTCGACGAACGCGGTGCATGTCCTCGGGATCGGCGGCTCTCTGCGGGAGGGCTCGCAATCCGAGCGTGCGCTGCGCATCGCGCTCGGCGCCGCGGCCGAAGCCGGAGTCACCACCGAGCTGATTTCCGGGCCGGAGCTGGTGTTGCCGTTCTACGACACCGCGCTGGACGAGCGGCACGAGCGGGCCACCCGCTTGGTCGAAGCGATTCGCCACGCAGACGGGATCATCGTCGTCTCGCCCGGCTACCACGGCGCGCTGTCCGGCCTGGTCAAGAACGCCTTGGACTACGTCGAAGACCTGCGTGACGACGCCCGTCCGTACCTCGACGGCCGCGCGGTCGGCCTCGCCGCCGTCGCCTACGGCTGGCAGGCCGCGGTCACCACGTTGGAGCAGCTGCGCACGATCACGCACGCGTTGCGCGGCTGGGCCACCCCTTTGGGTGGTTCGATCAACACGGCGGAGACCAAGTTCGACGAGGCCGGCGGCGCCTCGGACGAGAAGAGCGTCCGCACACTCCGCCTGATCGGAAGCCAGGTCGCCGAGTTCGCGCTGAGTCGCGCCGGTCACTAG
- a CDS encoding catalase: MTLPTTNNVGIPVASDNDSLTVGANGPILLQDHYLIEKNAQFNRERVPERVVHAKGGGAHGFLEVTEDVSQFTKAALFQPGVRTESLVRFSSVAGENGSPDTWRDPRGFAVKFYTSEGNYDLVGNNTPVFFIRDPIKFPDFIHSQKRRADNHLRDHDIQWDFWTLRPESAHQVTWLMGDRGIPSNWREMDGFGSHTYLWENAGGEKFWVKYHFKTDQGIGYLAQADADRIAGEDSDYYIRDLFKNIKQGNHPSWTLYVQVMPYAEAADYRFNPFDLTKVWPKGDYPLIKVGRWVLDRNPANYFAEIEQAAFEPSNLVPGIGPSPDKMLQGRLFAYPDAHRYRIGANYTQLPVNAPKSPVNSYSRDGAMRYNNPGDPVYAPNSYGGPHANAEIAAETASGYGVEDEVIRSAYKLHAEDDDFGQPGTLVRDVMDDAQRDRLASNIIGHASNDVSRPVLERVFEYWRNVDKDLGDKVADAFRE, translated from the coding sequence GTGACCTTGCCGACCACGAACAACGTGGGCATCCCCGTCGCGAGCGACAACGATTCCCTGACCGTAGGCGCCAACGGCCCGATCCTGCTCCAGGACCACTACCTGATCGAGAAGAACGCCCAGTTCAACCGTGAGCGGGTGCCGGAACGCGTCGTCCACGCCAAGGGCGGCGGTGCGCACGGCTTCCTCGAGGTCACGGAGGACGTCAGTCAGTTCACGAAGGCCGCGCTGTTCCAGCCGGGCGTGCGCACGGAGAGCCTGGTCCGGTTCTCCTCGGTCGCCGGGGAGAACGGCTCGCCGGACACGTGGCGCGACCCGCGCGGTTTCGCGGTGAAGTTCTACACCTCCGAGGGCAACTACGACCTCGTCGGCAACAACACCCCGGTGTTCTTCATCCGCGATCCGATCAAGTTCCCCGACTTCATCCACTCGCAGAAGCGCCGCGCCGACAACCATCTGCGCGACCACGACATCCAGTGGGACTTCTGGACGCTGCGGCCCGAGTCCGCGCACCAGGTCACCTGGCTGATGGGCGACCGCGGCATCCCGTCGAACTGGCGCGAGATGGACGGCTTCGGCTCGCACACCTATCTGTGGGAGAACGCGGGCGGCGAGAAGTTCTGGGTCAAGTACCACTTCAAGACCGACCAGGGCATCGGCTACCTCGCGCAGGCCGACGCGGACCGGATCGCCGGCGAGGACTCGGACTACTACATCCGCGACCTGTTCAAGAACATCAAGCAGGGCAACCACCCCAGCTGGACGCTGTACGTCCAGGTGATGCCGTACGCCGAGGCCGCGGACTACCGCTTCAACCCGTTCGACCTGACCAAGGTGTGGCCGAAGGGCGACTACCCGCTGATCAAGGTCGGCCGCTGGGTGCTCGACCGCAATCCGGCGAACTACTTCGCGGAGATCGAGCAGGCCGCGTTCGAGCCGTCCAATCTGGTGCCGGGCATCGGCCCGTCGCCGGACAAGATGCTGCAGGGCCGCCTGTTCGCGTACCCGGACGCCCACCGCTACCGGATCGGCGCGAACTACACGCAGCTGCCGGTCAACGCGCCGAAGTCCCCGGTGAACAGCTACTCGCGTGACGGCGCGATGCGCTACAACAACCCGGGCGACCCGGTGTACGCGCCGAACTCGTACGGCGGTCCGCACGCGAACGCGGAGATCGCCGCCGAGACCGCTTCGGGCTACGGCGTCGAGGACGAGGTCATCCGGTCGGCGTACAAGCTCCACGCCGAGGACGACGACTTCGGTCAGCCGGGCACGCTCGTCCGCGACGTGATGGACGACGCGCAGCGCGACCGGCTCGCGAGCAACATCATCGGCCACGCCTCGAACGACGTCTCGCGCCCGGTGCTCGAGCGGGTCTTCGAGTACTGGCGGAACGTCGACAAGGACCTCGGCGACAAGGTCGCGGACGCCTTCCGCGAGTAA
- a CDS encoding S9 family peptidase, with protein MSTQPGTEYPSAVVPDRLFDDAEAEARWRARFRAPRISVPEWAIDAPDANVYVSNASGVWEVYSWDRSTGEHRRVTDRPNGTMHATPSPDGRWIWWFNDTDGDEFGSWVREPFAPGAAAERAVPGVHDGYPAGLEIGTKVVAVGVSTDDGSELFAHIDGETTSFYKHEDDAGIASLSRDESLLVISHSEHGDSRHPALRVLSTDGFTTVADKWDGEGKGLGALEFSPVAGDQRLLVLHERRGREELLIWDTAADTEQEIELDLPGEVVAGWYQDARALLIVHFHQGRSSLHHYDLASGELSSLDTPPGRIGGAGVRPDGIVEYSWSSAAQPPSVRARTADGEDSVLLEPPGERAPGSAPVTDAFVDGIGGRIHALVSRPADAPEGPLPTVFSLHGGPHSADEDRFSAYRAVWLDAGFAVVEVNYRGSTGYGSAWRDAIEGRPGLTELEDVAAVHDWAVQSGLSDPAKCVVNGASWGGYLSLLALGTQPARWAAGIAGVPVADYVAAYEDEMEQLRSFDRALFGGSPETVPAVYRECSPITYVEAVTAPVLVLAGDNDPRCPIRQVENYLDRLAKREIPFEFYRYDAGHGSLVIAETIKQTAIEVFFALRAVGLR; from the coding sequence GTGAGCACGCAGCCAGGCACTGAATATCCGTCCGCGGTGGTCCCGGACCGCCTGTTCGACGACGCCGAAGCCGAGGCCAGGTGGCGGGCCCGCTTCCGCGCGCCGCGCATCTCGGTGCCCGAATGGGCCATCGACGCCCCGGACGCCAACGTCTACGTTTCCAACGCCAGCGGCGTGTGGGAGGTCTACTCCTGGGACCGGTCGACCGGTGAGCACCGCCGCGTCACCGACCGGCCCAACGGCACCATGCACGCGACCCCGTCCCCCGACGGCCGCTGGATCTGGTGGTTCAACGACACCGACGGCGACGAATTCGGCTCCTGGGTCCGCGAACCGTTCGCGCCGGGGGCAGCCGCCGAGCGCGCGGTGCCGGGCGTCCACGACGGCTACCCCGCCGGGCTCGAGATCGGCACCAAGGTGGTCGCCGTCGGCGTCTCGACCGACGACGGCAGCGAACTCTTCGCCCATATCGACGGCGAAACGACGTCCTTCTACAAGCACGAGGACGACGCCGGGATCGCGTCACTGTCCCGCGACGAGTCGCTGCTCGTGATCTCCCACTCCGAGCACGGTGATTCACGACACCCCGCGCTTCGCGTCCTGTCGACCGACGGCTTCACGACGGTCGCCGACAAATGGGACGGCGAGGGCAAGGGCCTCGGCGCACTGGAGTTCTCCCCGGTCGCGGGCGACCAGCGGTTGCTGGTGCTGCACGAGCGGCGCGGTCGCGAAGAGCTCCTGATCTGGGACACGGCCGCGGACACCGAGCAGGAGATCGAGCTGGACCTGCCCGGCGAGGTGGTCGCGGGCTGGTACCAGGACGCGCGGGCCCTGCTGATCGTCCACTTCCACCAAGGCCGCAGTTCCCTCCACCACTACGACCTCGCCAGTGGCGAATTGTCCTCTTTGGACACCCCACCCGGCCGGATCGGCGGCGCGGGAGTGCGGCCCGACGGCATCGTCGAGTACTCGTGGTCCAGTGCCGCGCAGCCGCCGTCCGTGCGCGCACGGACGGCGGACGGCGAAGACTCGGTGCTCCTCGAACCGCCGGGCGAGCGCGCCCCGGGTTCGGCACCGGTCACCGACGCGTTCGTCGACGGGATCGGCGGGCGGATCCACGCACTCGTCTCGCGCCCCGCCGACGCGCCGGAAGGTCCGCTGCCCACGGTCTTCTCCTTGCACGGCGGGCCGCATTCGGCCGACGAGGACCGCTTCTCCGCGTACCGCGCCGTGTGGCTCGACGCGGGATTCGCCGTCGTCGAGGTCAACTACCGCGGTTCGACCGGCTACGGCTCGGCCTGGCGTGACGCCATCGAAGGCCGTCCCGGCCTGACCGAACTCGAAGACGTCGCCGCCGTACACGACTGGGCCGTCCAAAGTGGACTTTCGGATCCGGCCAAATGCGTGGTGAACGGCGCTTCGTGGGGCGGGTACCTGAGCCTGCTGGCACTGGGCACCCAGCCGGCGCGCTGGGCGGCGGGGATCGCCGGAGTGCCTGTCGCGGACTACGTCGCCGCGTACGAGGACGAGATGGAGCAGCTCCGCTCGTTCGACAGGGCGCTGTTCGGCGGTTCGCCGGAGACGGTGCCGGCGGTGTACCGCGAATGCTCGCCGATCACCTACGTCGAAGCCGTGACGGCGCCGGTGCTGGTGCTCGCCGGGGACAACGACCCGCGCTGCCCGATCCGGCAGGTCGAGAACTACCTCGACAGGCTCGCGAAGCGGGAGATCCCGTTCGAGTTCTACCGGTACGACGCGGGCCACGGGTCGCTGGTGATCGCCGAGACGATCAAGCAGACCGCGATCGAGGTGTTCTTCGCGCTGCGGGCGGTCGGGCTTCGCTGA
- a CDS encoding alpha/beta hydrolase: MAIPLQIRAEAAFSQLAFWLPKPVRRAIAGPPLRLDRQELALDAQLLLRLQKLAKASLVRGTVEESRTMLLASRHLVSGPTIEPVATRELLIPTGDGDVPATLYTPAGLPDPSGLLVFFHGGGWVVGSRVSHDNTVRYLAKQAGVRVLSVEYRLAPETRFPGATEDAIAAFEYAFAKARDLGADPARIAVGGDSAGGNLAAVTAQQAVKRGGGVPAFQLLFYPATDFTVRRRSRELFAEDLFLTDTDMTWFEGHYVPKGTDLYNPKLSPLHGDVSGLPPAYIATAGFDPLRDEGEAYAEKLRKAGVPVALSRQPDLIHGYINFLGVGRRFREATAEAAGALRLGLAPK; encoded by the coding sequence ATGGCGATACCGCTCCAGATCCGTGCCGAGGCCGCGTTTTCGCAGCTTGCGTTCTGGCTCCCGAAGCCGGTCAGACGGGCCATCGCGGGACCGCCCCTCCGCCTGGACAGACAGGAACTCGCGCTGGACGCCCAGCTCCTGCTCCGCCTGCAGAAGCTGGCGAAAGCGTCACTGGTGCGGGGAACCGTCGAAGAGTCGCGCACCATGCTCCTGGCGAGCAGGCACCTGGTCAGCGGGCCGACGATCGAACCGGTCGCCACCAGGGAACTGCTCATCCCCACGGGTGACGGCGACGTGCCCGCCACGCTCTACACGCCGGCCGGGCTGCCGGATCCGTCCGGGCTACTGGTGTTCTTCCACGGCGGCGGCTGGGTGGTCGGCAGCCGCGTCTCCCACGACAACACCGTCCGCTACCTGGCGAAACAGGCGGGCGTGCGAGTTCTTTCGGTGGAGTACCGGCTCGCGCCGGAGACGCGCTTCCCGGGCGCCACCGAAGACGCGATCGCGGCGTTCGAGTACGCCTTCGCGAAAGCGCGGGACCTGGGCGCCGACCCGGCGCGCATCGCCGTCGGCGGCGACAGCGCGGGCGGGAACCTCGCCGCGGTGACGGCGCAGCAGGCCGTGAAACGCGGCGGCGGGGTCCCGGCGTTCCAGCTGCTGTTCTACCCGGCGACCGATTTCACCGTGCGCCGCCGCTCCCGGGAATTGTTCGCGGAGGATCTGTTCCTGACCGACACGGATATGACGTGGTTCGAAGGACATTACGTGCCGAAGGGCACCGATCTGTACAACCCGAAACTGTCGCCGCTGCACGGTGACGTTTCCGGATTGCCGCCCGCGTATATCGCGACGGCCGGTTTCGATCCGCTGCGCGACGAGGGCGAGGCCTACGCGGAGAAATTGCGGAAAGCCGGGGTCCCGGTGGCACTGAGCCGCCAGCCGGACCTGATCCACGGGTACATCAACTTCCTCGGCGTCGGACGGCGGTTCCGTGAGGCGACGGCCGAAGCGGCGGGAGCCCTGCGTCTGGGGCTCGCCCCGAAGTGA
- a CDS encoding Dps family protein yields the protein MGKSPIKSPLSDADKEITGNALQATLVDLVDLSLIAKQAHWNVVGANFRSAHLQLDELVATARQYVDEVAERANAIGISPNGQAKAVVESSGLPDYPDNWQSVESTVAAIVDILAALIERLRKRIDETDKSDLVTQDLLIEITQELEKAHWMWQAQQA from the coding sequence ATGGGCAAGTCTCCGATCAAGAGTCCGCTGAGCGACGCCGACAAGGAGATCACCGGTAACGCCTTGCAGGCCACGCTGGTCGATCTGGTGGATCTGTCGCTGATCGCGAAGCAGGCTCACTGGAACGTCGTCGGCGCGAACTTCCGCAGCGCGCACCTGCAGCTCGACGAGCTGGTCGCCACCGCGCGCCAGTACGTCGACGAGGTCGCCGAGCGTGCCAACGCCATCGGCATCTCGCCGAACGGCCAGGCGAAGGCCGTCGTGGAGAGCTCCGGACTGCCGGACTATCCCGACAACTGGCAGTCCGTCGAGTCCACGGTCGCCGCGATCGTCGACATCCTCGCGGCGCTGATCGAGCGGCTGCGCAAGCGCATCGACGAGACCGACAAGAGCGACCTGGTCACGCAGGATCTCCTCATCGAGATCACCCAGGAGCTCGAAAAGGCGCACTGGATGTGGCAGGCGCAGCAGGCCTGA
- a CDS encoding RtcB family protein, which yields MYTAVEGSRVPIRMWADPTSVEDQAMRQLHNVANLPWVHGVAVMPDVHYGKGATVGSVIAMRDAVSPAAVGVDIGCGMSAVRTSLTAADLPDDLLKLRRRIESAVPVGFGLHKTPVNPAKVHGVGGWDAFWKSFGDLHPGVQDLHDRASRQIGSLGGGNHFIEVCLEQGGEDEGRVWLMLHSGSRNIGKELAERHMAVARKLPHNADLPDPDLAVFVAGTPEMQAYRRDLFWAQDYAARNRATMVALVKQALKDVVPQTTFDDAISCHHNYVAEETYDGVDLLVTRKGAIRAGSGDLGIIPGSMGTGSYIVRGLGNESSFQSASHGAGRRMSRNKAKKLYTAEDLAAQTAGVECRKDSGVVDEIPAAYKDIETVIKAQTDLVEVVAHLKQVVCVKG from the coding sequence ATGTACACGGCGGTCGAAGGCTCGCGGGTTCCGATCCGGATGTGGGCAGACCCCACGTCGGTCGAGGACCAAGCCATGCGACAGCTGCACAACGTCGCCAACCTGCCGTGGGTGCACGGCGTCGCGGTCATGCCCGACGTCCACTACGGCAAGGGCGCGACCGTCGGCAGCGTGATCGCGATGCGCGACGCGGTGTCCCCGGCCGCCGTCGGCGTGGACATCGGCTGCGGGATGAGCGCGGTACGGACCTCGCTCACCGCCGCCGACCTGCCCGACGACCTGCTGAAGCTCCGCCGCCGGATCGAATCGGCCGTCCCGGTCGGGTTCGGCCTGCACAAGACCCCGGTGAACCCGGCGAAGGTGCACGGAGTCGGTGGCTGGGACGCGTTCTGGAAGTCCTTCGGCGACCTGCATCCCGGCGTTCAGGACCTGCACGACCGCGCGTCGCGCCAGATCGGGAGCCTCGGTGGCGGTAACCACTTCATCGAGGTCTGCCTCGAACAGGGCGGCGAAGACGAAGGCCGCGTGTGGCTGATGCTGCACTCCGGTTCCCGCAACATCGGCAAGGAACTCGCGGAACGGCATATGGCCGTCGCGCGGAAGCTGCCGCACAACGCGGATCTGCCGGACCCGGATCTCGCGGTGTTCGTCGCGGGCACGCCCGAGATGCAGGCGTACCGGCGCGACCTGTTCTGGGCGCAGGACTACGCGGCGCGCAACCGCGCCACCATGGTCGCGCTCGTGAAGCAGGCGCTGAAGGACGTCGTGCCGCAGACGACGTTCGACGACGCGATCAGCTGCCACCATAATTACGTCGCCGAAGAGACCTACGATGGCGTCGATCTTCTGGTGACCCGCAAGGGCGCGATCCGCGCGGGTTCGGGCGACCTCGGGATCATCCCGGGCAGCATGGGCACCGGTTCGTACATCGTGCGCGGTCTCGGGAACGAGTCGTCCTTCCAGTCCGCGTCGCACGGCGCGGGCCGCCGGATGTCGCGGAACAAGGCGAAGAAGCTGTACACCGCCGAGGACCTCGCCGCGCAGACCGCCGGCGTGGAATGCCGCAAGGACTCCGGTGTGGTGGACGAGATCCCGGCCGCGTACAAGGACATCGAAACGGTGATCAAGGCGCAGACGGATCTCGTCGAGGTGGTCGCGCACCTCAAGCAGGTCGTCTGCGTGAAGGGCTGA
- a CDS encoding TIGR03085 family metal-binding protein: MGVAGDERRALSELFEEVGPDAPTLCAGWKTRDLAAHLLVRERRPDAAPGILVPALASYTQRVQDSYAAQPWSEVVGKVRSGPAWYWPTSIAALDELANSAEFLIHHEDVRRGQPGWEPRPADSARDAAAWKSAKQASKLNLRKSPVGVILKTPEGREARVKEGPDTVTVIGAPIELLLFVFGRDAVRLTFEGDAYAVDRLRKHDRGL; the protein is encoded by the coding sequence ATGGGAGTCGCCGGAGACGAACGTCGTGCGTTGAGCGAGCTTTTCGAAGAAGTCGGCCCGGACGCGCCGACCCTGTGCGCGGGCTGGAAGACGCGGGATCTCGCGGCGCATCTACTGGTCCGCGAGCGGCGGCCCGACGCGGCGCCCGGCATCCTGGTCCCTGCGCTGGCGTCGTACACGCAGCGGGTGCAGGACTCCTACGCCGCGCAACCCTGGTCCGAGGTCGTCGGCAAGGTCCGGTCCGGCCCCGCCTGGTACTGGCCGACGTCGATCGCCGCGCTCGACGAGCTGGCGAACAGCGCGGAATTCCTGATCCATCACGAGGACGTCCGCCGAGGGCAGCCCGGCTGGGAACCCCGTCCGGCGGACTCCGCACGGGACGCGGCGGCGTGGAAGTCGGCCAAGCAGGCCTCGAAGCTCAATCTGCGGAAATCGCCGGTCGGCGTGATCCTGAAGACGCCCGAAGGCCGCGAAGCGCGGGTGAAGGAAGGCCCGGACACGGTGACCGTGATCGGCGCGCCGATCGAGCTTCTGCTGTTCGTCTTCGGCCGCGACGCGGTCCGTCTCACCTTCGAGGGTGACGCCTACGCGGTGGACAGGCTCCGGAAGCACGATCGCGGCCTTTAG
- a CDS encoding 2-hydroxymuconate tautomerase, whose protein sequence is MPMISVSMFPGRTAEQKQALVREVTDAFVRTCGGNAEGVWVTINEIPAEHWAAGGTLFSER, encoded by the coding sequence ATGCCGATGATCAGTGTTTCGATGTTCCCCGGCCGCACGGCCGAACAGAAGCAGGCCCTCGTGCGCGAGGTGACCGACGCCTTCGTCCGCACCTGCGGTGGCAACGCCGAAGGTGTCTGGGTGACGATCAACGAGATCCCCGCCGAACACTGGGCGGCCGGCGGGACTCTCTTCTCCGAGCGCTGA
- a CDS encoding organic hydroperoxide resistance protein, with product MAEALYTAVATARGDGRNGEVTSSDGVIDESLAIPKEMGGPGGDKTNPEQLFAAGYSACFHSALQLVARQAKVTLDGSTVTAEVSVLKQGEGFGLGVALKVSLPGLEQAQADQLVEQAHQVCPYSNATRGNIEVALSATV from the coding sequence ATGGCTGAGGCTCTGTACACCGCTGTGGCCACCGCTCGCGGCGACGGCCGCAACGGTGAGGTCACGTCCTCTGACGGCGTCATCGACGAGTCGCTGGCGATCCCGAAGGAGATGGGCGGGCCGGGCGGGGACAAGACCAACCCCGAGCAGCTCTTCGCCGCCGGCTATTCCGCTTGCTTCCACTCCGCGTTGCAGCTCGTCGCGCGCCAGGCGAAGGTGACGCTGGACGGCTCCACCGTGACCGCCGAGGTCAGCGTGCTCAAGCAGGGCGAGGGCTTCGGCCTCGGCGTGGCGCTCAAGGTTTCGCTGCCCGGCCTGGAGCAGGCGCAGGCCGATCAGCTCGTCGAGCAGGCGCACCAGGTGTGCCCCTACTCGAACGCGACCCGCGGCAACATCGAGGTCGCACTGTCCGCGACGGTCTGA
- a CDS encoding MFS transporter produces MLLMFLARLPMTAMGVTMTLYVVNDLGRGYGAAGLIGAATTLGSAIGAPLVGRYVDRYGLRPVVAICGLASSTFWISAPHLPYQVLLAVALPAGVLSVPAGTLARLVLTALVPLEQRRAAYSLDTILVEASFMIGPSAGIMAITQLPAVYALTGIGVCFALSATLIYRQDPPIRAEADAEVFTGERPAVRSWLTGRLVMAMFIAAGALFCLVGMELAALATLRASGDIAWSGLLITLMCVASVLGGAIHGAVRRSLSQGTLMVLLAVLTLPVGLIAEPWWLLAIVLFPSNVLCAPTLAASTETVSAAAPARVRGEAMGLLDAASRIGLAIGSPIIGFVIDHSSPGWGFAASALGALAIASVGLFWRRSRTPARVPALTSS; encoded by the coding sequence ATGCTGCTGATGTTCCTGGCCCGGCTCCCGATGACGGCCATGGGCGTGACGATGACGCTGTACGTGGTCAACGACCTGGGCCGCGGCTACGGCGCGGCCGGGCTGATCGGCGCCGCCACCACGCTCGGCAGCGCGATCGGGGCACCGCTCGTCGGCCGGTACGTCGACCGCTACGGGCTGCGGCCGGTGGTCGCGATCTGTGGGCTGGCCTCGTCGACCTTCTGGATCAGCGCGCCGCATCTGCCGTATCAGGTGCTGCTCGCGGTCGCGCTCCCCGCAGGGGTGCTGTCGGTGCCCGCCGGCACGCTCGCGCGGCTGGTGCTCACCGCGCTCGTGCCACTCGAACAACGGCGGGCGGCCTACTCGCTGGACACGATCCTGGTGGAGGCGTCGTTCATGATCGGGCCGTCGGCCGGGATCATGGCGATCACTCAGCTGCCCGCGGTCTACGCGCTCACCGGGATCGGGGTCTGCTTCGCGCTTTCGGCGACGCTGATCTACCGGCAGGACCCGCCGATCCGCGCCGAGGCCGACGCCGAGGTGTTCACCGGGGAGCGGCCGGCCGTGCGGAGCTGGCTCACCGGACGGCTCGTGATGGCGATGTTCATCGCCGCGGGCGCGCTGTTCTGCCTGGTCGGCATGGAGCTCGCCGCGCTGGCGACGCTGCGCGCGAGCGGTGACATCGCCTGGTCCGGGCTGCTGATCACGCTGATGTGCGTCGCGTCGGTGCTCGGCGGGGCGATCCACGGCGCGGTCCGGCGGTCGCTTTCGCAGGGCACGCTGATGGTGCTGCTCGCGGTGCTGACCCTGCCGGTCGGGCTGATCGCCGAGCCGTGGTGGCTGCTGGCGATCGTGCTCTTCCCGAGCAACGTGCTGTGCGCGCCGACGCTCGCGGCGAGCACGGAGACGGTCAGCGCCGCGGCGCCCGCCCGCGTGCGCGGGGAGGCGATGGGCCTGCTGGACGCGGCCAGCCGGATCGGGCTGGCGATCGGGAGCCCGATCATCGGGTTCGTGATCGACCACTCCAGCCCCGGCTGGGGCTTCGCGGCCTCGGCGCTGGGAGCGCTGGCGATCGCCTCGGTCGGCTTGTTCTGGCGCCGCTCCCGCACCCCCGCGCGGGTGCCCGCGCTCACTTCCTCCTGA
- a CDS encoding glutamate decarboxylase has translation MVLHKGSVPDPTSGPGRRSGANPLHAGAYPALAANIRLPHDSLAEDPLPPDTALQLVRDELMLDGNARLNLATFVTTWMEPQARELMAECVDKNMIDKDEYPQTAELERRCVNILADLWHAPDPTAIMGCSTTGSSEACMLAGMALKRRWSKLGRTGKPNLVMGANVQVCWEKFCEYWEVEPRLVPMDGDRFHLTADEAIARCDENTIGVVTILGSTFDGSYEPVAEIAAALDGLAERSGWDIPVHVDGASGAMIAPFLDPELNWDFRLPRVASINTSGHKYGLVYPGVGWVVWRDKEALPEELVFNVNYLGGDMPTFALNFSRPGAEVAAQYYTFVRLGREGFRAVQQASRDVATHLADGIAGLGPFQLLTRGDQLPVFAFTTKADVEGFDVFDVSRRLRERGWLVPAYTFPDNRTDLAVLRIVVRNGFTHDLAELLLADLRRLLPELDHGPRPRTAFHH, from the coding sequence ATGGTGTTGCACAAGGGATCCGTGCCCGATCCGACGTCCGGCCCGGGCCGCAGGAGCGGGGCCAACCCGCTGCACGCCGGCGCGTATCCGGCGCTCGCCGCGAACATCCGCCTCCCGCACGACAGCCTCGCCGAAGACCCGCTCCCGCCCGACACCGCGCTCCAGCTCGTGCGCGACGAGCTGATGCTCGACGGGAACGCCCGGCTCAACCTCGCCACGTTCGTCACCACGTGGATGGAGCCGCAGGCCCGCGAGCTGATGGCCGAATGCGTCGACAAGAACATGATCGACAAGGACGAGTACCCGCAGACCGCGGAACTCGAGCGGCGCTGCGTCAACATTCTCGCCGATCTGTGGCACGCGCCCGATCCCACCGCGATCATGGGCTGCTCCACCACCGGTTCGTCGGAAGCCTGCATGCTCGCCGGCATGGCGCTGAAACGCCGCTGGTCGAAACTGGGCCGCACCGGGAAGCCGAATCTGGTGATGGGCGCGAACGTCCAGGTCTGCTGGGAGAAGTTCTGCGAGTACTGGGAGGTCGAGCCGCGGCTGGTGCCGATGGACGGCGACCGCTTCCACCTCACCGCCGACGAGGCGATCGCCCGCTGCGACGAGAACACCATCGGCGTCGTCACGATCCTCGGGTCCACTTTCGACGGCAGCTACGAGCCGGTCGCCGAGATCGCGGCCGCGCTCGACGGCCTGGCGGAACGGTCGGGCTGGGACATCCCGGTGCACGTCGACGGCGCTTCGGGCGCCATGATCGCGCCGTTCCTCGATCCCGAGCTGAACTGGGACTTCCGCCTGCCGAGGGTGGCGTCGATCAACACCTCCGGGCACAAGTACGGGCTGGTCTACCCCGGCGTCGGCTGGGTGGTGTGGCGCGACAAGGAGGCGTTGCCGGAGGAGCTCGTCTTCAACGTCAACTACCTCGGTGGCGACATGCCGACTTTCGCGTTGAACTTCTCCCGTCCCGGCGCCGAGGTGGCCGCGCAGTACTACACGTTCGTCCGGCTCGGCCGCGAAGGTTTCCGTGCCGTGCAACAGGCTTCGCGTGACGTCGCGACCCACCTGGCGGACGGGATCGCCGGACTGGGTCCTTTCCAACTGCTGACGCGAGGCGATCAGCTGCCCGTGTTCGCCTTCACGACGAAGGCGGATGTAGAGGGCTTCGACGTCTTCGACGTGTCACGGCGGCTTCGTGAGCGTGGCTGGCTTGTCCCGGCGTACACGTTCCCGGACAACCGGACCGATCTAGCGGTGCTGAGGATCGTGGTGCGCAACGGTTTCACGCACGACCTCGCCGAGCTGCTGCTCGCCGACCTCCGGCGGCTGCTGCCCGAGCTCGATCACGGCCCGCGACCGCGGACCGCGTTCCATCACTGA